In a single window of the Streptomyces sp. CGMCC 4.7035 genome:
- the pheS gene encoding phenylalanine--tRNA ligase subunit alpha, whose amino-acid sequence MSAPNKSYDPVEVEALKPEEIERMRDEALAAFAAADSLDALHEAKVAHTGPASPLALANREIGALPPHAKAAAGKLVGQARGAVNKALAARQTELEAERDARVLVEESVDVTLPYDRVPAGARHPLTTLSERIEDVFVAMGYEVAEGPQVEAEWFNFDALNIGPDHPARGEADTFFVEGPDGGSESGMVLRTHTSPVQIRSLLDRELPVYVICPGRVYRTDELDATHTPVFHQVELLAVDEGLTMADLKGTLDHMVQSLFGEGMKTRLRPNFFPFTEPSAEMDMVCYVCRGESVGNPDRPCRTCSSEGWIELGGCGMVNPRVLTACGVDPEKYSGFAFGFGIERMLMFRHNVEDMRDMVEGDVRFTRPFGMEI is encoded by the coding sequence ATGTCGGCACCGAATAAGTCGTACGACCCTGTCGAGGTCGAGGCCTTGAAACCGGAAGAGATCGAGCGCATGCGGGACGAGGCGCTCGCCGCCTTCGCCGCCGCGGACTCCCTCGACGCGCTCCACGAGGCAAAGGTCGCCCACACCGGCCCCGCCTCACCGCTGGCCCTGGCCAACCGCGAGATCGGCGCCCTGCCCCCGCATGCCAAGGCCGCCGCCGGCAAGCTGGTGGGCCAGGCCCGCGGCGCCGTCAACAAGGCGCTCGCCGCCCGCCAGACCGAGCTGGAGGCCGAGCGGGACGCCCGTGTACTGGTCGAGGAGTCGGTGGACGTCACGCTGCCCTACGACCGCGTACCGGCCGGCGCCCGGCACCCGCTGACGACGCTCTCCGAGCGCATCGAGGACGTCTTCGTGGCCATGGGCTACGAGGTCGCCGAGGGGCCGCAGGTCGAGGCCGAGTGGTTCAACTTCGACGCCCTGAACATCGGCCCGGACCACCCGGCGCGCGGTGAGGCGGACACCTTCTTCGTGGAAGGCCCCGACGGCGGCAGCGAGTCCGGCATGGTGCTGCGCACCCACACCTCGCCCGTGCAGATCCGCTCCCTGCTCGACCGCGAGCTGCCGGTCTACGTGATCTGCCCCGGCCGTGTGTACCGCACGGACGAGCTGGACGCCACCCACACCCCTGTCTTCCACCAGGTCGAGCTGCTCGCCGTCGACGAGGGCCTGACCATGGCCGACCTCAAGGGCACCCTGGATCACATGGTCCAGTCGCTGTTCGGCGAGGGCATGAAGACCCGGCTGCGGCCGAACTTCTTCCCGTTCACCGAGCCGTCCGCCGAGATGGACATGGTGTGCTACGTCTGCCGCGGCGAGTCCGTCGGCAACCCCGACCGGCCCTGCCGCACCTGCTCGTCCGAGGGCTGGATCGAGCTCGGCGGCTGCGGCATGGTCAACCCGCGGGTGCTCACCGCCTGCGGCGTCGACCCGGAGAAGTACAGCGGATTCGCCTTCGGGTTCGGCATCGAGCGGATGCTGATGTTCCGCCACAACGTCGAGGACATGCGAGACATGGTCGAGGGTGACGTCCGGTTCACCCGGCCGTTCGGGATGGAGATCTGA
- a CDS encoding transcriptional regulator yields the protein MQPNTLLDAILDEAGISHAGLAAHVNQAGRARGVALRYEHTAVARWLKGQRPRGQVPDLICEVLAARLHRPVTLDDIGLGVPGEPAAPHGSSLSGFVERATALWRSDEQQRPHVLGAPAVTGTPAVMPVWEWENPPEDVDVSRGGRHRVTPADIEMLRAARAHYEQMYRKAGGIATRSRIVGFLNSETAPLLRGSYTDAMGRQLHRATGGLVAIAGICAYDSDAHGLAQRYFHQALRLAKASGDRGLGAYVIALLVNQSLFMKEYRQAVAFAEAALRAAGRQITPALASDLYAMQAKAYAHLGDSTSALSCIRQAESAAERIRRGHEPDETGYVQPGLVNVQVAEALLSLGDLVAAGEHAAAAVDTPAHDRGRVHRLAMLSQIELRQGNADKAVATAVEMAERARGMESQRLRDRLRAVREHLVRSGCAGTAEAAELIDGALRVPL from the coding sequence ATGCAGCCCAACACTCTGCTGGACGCGATTCTCGACGAGGCCGGGATCTCCCACGCGGGACTCGCCGCGCACGTCAATCAGGCGGGTCGGGCGCGCGGTGTCGCGCTCCGATATGAACACACCGCCGTGGCGCGGTGGTTGAAGGGCCAGCGCCCGCGCGGCCAGGTGCCCGACCTGATCTGCGAGGTGCTCGCCGCCCGGCTGCACCGCCCGGTGACCCTCGACGACATCGGTCTCGGCGTCCCCGGCGAGCCGGCCGCCCCGCACGGCTCCAGCCTGTCCGGCTTCGTCGAGCGGGCCACGGCCCTGTGGCGCTCCGACGAACAGCAGCGCCCCCACGTCCTGGGCGCCCCCGCCGTCACGGGTACGCCCGCCGTGATGCCGGTGTGGGAGTGGGAGAACCCGCCCGAGGACGTGGACGTCTCGCGCGGCGGTCGGCACCGGGTCACCCCGGCCGACATCGAGATGCTGCGCGCCGCCCGCGCCCACTACGAGCAGATGTACCGCAAGGCCGGCGGCATAGCGACCCGCAGCCGTATCGTCGGCTTCCTCAACTCTGAGACGGCGCCCCTGCTGCGCGGCAGCTACACCGACGCCATGGGCCGCCAACTGCACCGCGCCACCGGCGGTCTGGTGGCGATCGCCGGCATCTGCGCGTACGACTCGGACGCCCACGGCCTCGCCCAGCGCTACTTCCACCAGGCCCTGCGCCTGGCGAAGGCCAGCGGGGACCGGGGGCTCGGCGCCTATGTGATCGCCCTGCTGGTCAACCAGTCGCTGTTCATGAAGGAGTACCGGCAGGCCGTCGCGTTCGCCGAGGCCGCGCTGCGCGCCGCGGGCAGGCAGATCACCCCGGCGCTCGCCTCCGACCTGTACGCGATGCAGGCGAAGGCCTACGCGCACCTCGGTGACTCCACGAGCGCGCTGTCCTGTATCCGGCAGGCCGAGTCGGCCGCCGAACGCATCCGGCGCGGCCACGAACCGGACGAGACGGGCTATGTCCAGCCCGGCCTGGTCAACGTCCAGGTCGCGGAGGCGCTGCTCAGCCTCGGCGACCTGGTGGCGGCGGGGGAGCATGCCGCGGCCGCCGTGGACACGCCCGCCCACGACCGTGGCCGGGTGCACCGGCTCGCCATGCTCAGCCAGATCGAACTGCGCCAGGGCAACGCCGACAAGGCGGTGGCGACCGCGGTCGAAATGGCGGAGCGGGCGCGGGGAATGGAGTCGCAGCGTCTGCGCGACAGACTGAGAGCGGTACGCGAACACCTCGTGCGCAGCGGCTGCGCCGGAACGGCCGAGGCAGCCGAACTCATCGACGGGGCACTGCGCGTACCGCTGTAG
- a CDS encoding DMT family transporter, whose product MRAQDSATTDTPIAVTGVEAAVPGTAGAPPTTEHHPAGRRAPGRTAEGSRSATDGPGGRRATDRTAEGNPGSTTAGQGLRRAGTLQAALGVVAFSLTFPATAWGLEGFGPWSLVGVRSVLAAVIAGGCLLALRVPVPARRHWAGLAVVAAGVVLGFPLLTTLALRTSTTAHAAVVVGLLPLTTALFSALRVGTRPSRTFWLAALAGAAAVIAFTVRQSGGALTGADAYLFGALLVCAAAYTEGGRLARFMPGWQVIGWALVLCLPLTVPGALVALSYEPVHLTVHGVAGLLWVAAGSQFLGLVVWYRGMAAIGIPKASQLQLAQPLLTLVWSVLLLGEHLTPAAPLTAAAVLVCIAVTQRARG is encoded by the coding sequence ATGAGAGCACAGGATAGCGCTACTACCGACACACCGATAGCAGTCACCGGGGTCGAGGCCGCAGTCCCGGGCACCGCAGGAGCACCGCCGACGACAGAGCACCACCCGGCCGGACGCCGGGCCCCCGGCCGGACAGCCGAGGGAAGCCGCTCCGCCACCGACGGCCCGGGCGGACGCCGGGCCACCGACCGGACGGCCGAGGGGAACCCCGGGAGCACGACGGCGGGACAGGGCCTCCGCCGTGCCGGCACCCTGCAAGCCGCCCTCGGAGTCGTCGCCTTCTCGCTCACGTTCCCCGCCACAGCCTGGGGCCTGGAAGGATTCGGGCCCTGGTCACTCGTGGGGGTGCGCAGTGTGCTGGCCGCGGTCATCGCGGGCGGGTGTCTGCTCGCGCTGCGGGTGCCCGTGCCCGCGAGGCGGCACTGGGCCGGGCTCGCGGTCGTCGCGGCCGGGGTCGTGCTGGGCTTCCCGCTGCTGACCACCCTCGCCCTGCGGACCTCGACCACCGCGCACGCCGCCGTGGTCGTCGGGCTGCTCCCCCTGACCACCGCCCTGTTCTCGGCACTGCGCGTCGGCACCCGGCCCTCCCGGACCTTCTGGCTCGCCGCGCTCGCCGGTGCCGCCGCCGTCATCGCGTTCACCGTGCGGCAGAGCGGCGGCGCGCTGACCGGCGCGGACGCCTACCTGTTCGGCGCGCTGCTGGTCTGCGCGGCGGCCTACACCGAGGGCGGGCGGCTCGCCCGGTTCATGCCCGGCTGGCAGGTCATCGGCTGGGCGCTGGTGCTGTGCCTGCCGCTGACCGTGCCCGGCGCGCTCGTCGCGCTGTCGTACGAGCCGGTCCACCTCACGGTGCACGGCGTGGCCGGACTGCTGTGGGTGGCGGCCGGCTCGCAGTTCCTCGGACTGGTCGTCTGGTACCGGGGCATGGCCGCGATCGGCATCCCGAAGGCCAGCCAGTTGCAGCTTGCGCAGCCGCTGCTCACACTGGTGTGGTCGGTACTGCTCCTCGGCGAGCACCTCACCCCGGCCGCACCGCTCACGGCCGCCGCGGTCCTGGTCTGCATCGCGGTGACGCAGCGGGCGCGGGGGTGA
- a CDS encoding glycoside hydrolase family 10 protein encodes MGRLSRRAFAVAALSALTTGATAAPRHRRAATEMRGMWLATVVNRDWPSRSGLPAAAQYAELCAHLDTAVRRRLNAVFFQVRPSADALWPSPYEPWSQYLTGTQGEDPGWDPLGTAVEEAHARGLQLHAWFNPYRVAVHADPKRLAASHPARRHPDWVVAYGGKLFYNPGLPQVRAFVEAAILDAVRRYPVDGVHFDDYFYPYPVAGEAFDDDAAYAAHGGGFPSRAAWRRNNIDLLVRETATRVRQLRPAARFGISPFAVWRNVSTDSRGSDTRAGVQTYDDLYADTRKWVRHGWLDYICPQVYWHIGFAAADYAELVPWWAGVTEGTGVQLYVGEALYKAGDPAQSAAWQDPAELSRHLTLAQRYPQARGHVFFAAKEVGANPIGAMTRVVADHYKKSAKPPR; translated from the coding sequence ATGGGCCGGTTGTCACGTCGGGCGTTCGCGGTGGCCGCGCTGTCGGCTCTCACTACGGGGGCGACGGCCGCTCCACGGCACCGGCGCGCGGCCACCGAGATGCGGGGCATGTGGCTGGCGACCGTGGTCAATCGCGACTGGCCCTCCCGCTCCGGTCTGCCGGCGGCCGCGCAGTACGCCGAGCTGTGCGCCCACCTCGACACCGCGGTCCGGCGGCGGCTGAACGCCGTGTTCTTCCAGGTGCGCCCCTCGGCCGACGCGCTGTGGCCCTCGCCGTACGAGCCGTGGTCCCAGTACCTCACCGGCACCCAGGGAGAGGACCCCGGCTGGGACCCGCTCGGCACGGCCGTCGAGGAGGCACACGCGCGGGGACTCCAGCTGCACGCCTGGTTCAATCCGTACCGGGTCGCCGTCCACGCCGACCCGAAGCGGCTCGCCGCCTCGCACCCCGCGCGCAGGCATCCCGACTGGGTCGTGGCCTACGGCGGGAAGCTCTTCTACAACCCGGGACTGCCTCAGGTCCGCGCCTTCGTCGAGGCCGCGATCCTCGACGCCGTACGCCGCTACCCCGTCGACGGTGTCCACTTCGACGACTACTTCTACCCGTACCCCGTCGCGGGGGAGGCCTTCGACGACGACGCGGCGTACGCGGCCCACGGCGGCGGCTTCCCGAGCCGGGCGGCCTGGCGCCGCAACAACATCGACCTCCTGGTACGGGAGACCGCGACCCGTGTCCGGCAGCTGCGGCCCGCGGCCCGCTTCGGCATCAGCCCCTTCGCGGTGTGGCGCAACGTCTCCACCGACTCCCGCGGCTCGGACACCCGGGCCGGCGTGCAGACGTACGACGACCTGTACGCGGACACCAGGAAGTGGGTGAGGCACGGCTGGCTGGACTACATCTGTCCGCAGGTCTACTGGCACATCGGCTTCGCCGCGGCCGACTACGCGGAACTCGTGCCCTGGTGGGCCGGGGTGACCGAGGGCACGGGCGTACAGCTGTACGTGGGTGAGGCGCTGTACAAAGCCGGTGACCCCGCGCAGTCCGCAGCCTGGCAGGACCCGGCGGAGCTGTCCCGGCACCTCACCCTCGCCCAGCGTTACCCGCAGGCGCGCGGGCATGTCTTCTTCGCCGCCAAGGAGGTGGGGGCGAATCCGATCGGCGCGATGACACGGGTGGTCGCCGACCACTACAAGAAGTCGGCGAAGCCCCCGCGCTGA
- a CDS encoding DUF1918 domain-containing protein, protein MRATVGDKLVQHGRVVGQHDKVGEIVEVMGTNGTPPYRVRFQDGHEGVCSPGPDTEIRHKETGQKIG, encoded by the coding sequence ATGCGCGCGACTGTGGGCGACAAGCTTGTGCAGCACGGCAGGGTCGTCGGGCAGCACGACAAGGTCGGCGAGATCGTCGAGGTCATGGGCACGAACGGCACCCCGCCGTACCGCGTCCGCTTCCAGGACGGGCACGAAGGTGTGTGCTCACCGGGCCCCGACACGGAGATCCGCCACAAGGAGACCGGCCAGAAGATCGGCTAG
- a CDS encoding 3-hydroxybutyryl-CoA dehydrogenase yields the protein MTDNPGGIARVGVVGCGQMGAGIAEVCARAGLDVKVAETTGEALEIGRTRLFTSLSKAAERGKISEEEREATQARLGFTTDLGEFSDRDLVIEAVVENEQVKTEIFQVLDQVVTRPDAILASNTSSIPLVKLAVATSRPDHVIGIHFFNPAPVQKLVELIPALTTSEDTIGRAQLFAEKILGKHAIRAQDRSGFVVNALLVPYLLSAIRMFESGIAGREDIDNGMELGCAHPMGPLKLSDLIGLDTIVSIANSMYEEYKEPLYAAPPLLQRMVEAGRLGRKTGSGFYTYA from the coding sequence GTGACGGACAACCCGGGAGGCATCGCACGCGTCGGAGTGGTGGGCTGCGGCCAGATGGGAGCGGGCATCGCCGAGGTGTGCGCCCGCGCCGGACTGGACGTGAAGGTCGCCGAGACCACCGGCGAGGCCCTGGAGATCGGCCGGACCCGGCTGTTCACCTCCCTGTCCAAGGCGGCGGAGCGCGGCAAGATCTCCGAGGAGGAGCGGGAGGCGACGCAGGCGCGCCTCGGCTTCACCACCGACCTCGGCGAGTTCTCCGACCGCGACCTCGTGATCGAGGCCGTCGTGGAGAACGAGCAGGTGAAGACGGAGATCTTCCAGGTGCTCGACCAGGTGGTGACCCGCCCGGACGCCATCCTCGCCTCCAACACCTCCTCGATCCCGCTGGTGAAGCTGGCCGTCGCCACCTCACGGCCGGACCACGTGATAGGGATCCACTTCTTCAACCCGGCCCCGGTGCAGAAGCTCGTCGAGCTGATCCCGGCGCTCACCACCTCCGAGGACACCATCGGCCGGGCCCAGCTGTTCGCGGAGAAGATCCTCGGCAAGCACGCCATCCGCGCCCAGGACCGCTCGGGCTTCGTGGTCAACGCGCTGCTCGTGCCGTATCTGCTGTCCGCCATCCGCATGTTCGAGTCGGGCATCGCGGGCCGCGAGGACATCGACAACGGCATGGAGCTGGGCTGCGCCCACCCGATGGGCCCGCTGAAGCTCTCCGACCTGATCGGCCTGGACACCATCGTGTCCATCGCCAACTCGATGTACGAGGAGTACAAGGAGCCGCTGTACGCCGCTCCTCCGCTGTTGCAGCGCATGGTCGAGGCGGGCCGGCTCGGCCGCAAGACGGGCTCGGGCTTCTATACGTACGCCTGA
- a CDS encoding aminotransferase-like domain-containing protein produces MQERSSAGELVNQLRLELKRYSPGEKLPSSRALVERFRVSPVTVSRALAQLTAEGLVVTRPGAGAFRAEPRAASPATGDTDWQEVVLSADASAELVPRTVDASGVLVSLAAPPAGVVEFNGGYLHPALQPERAMGAALSRAGRRPGVWARPPVEGIAELREWFARGIGGAITAADVLIAAGGQSALTTALRALAPPGAPVLVESPTYPGMLAIARAAGLRPVPVPVDADGVKPALLADAFRASGARVFVCQPLFQNPTGAVLAPDRRREVLRIARDAGAFVIEDDFVRRLVHEDSAPLPPPLAAEDPDGVVVHVCSLTKATSPSFRVGALAARGPVLERLRAIQIVDTFFVPRPLQEAALELVGSPAWPRHLRAVSAELRHRRDTMTAALRLHLPELALPHVPSGGYHLWVRLPDGTDESALVAGALRTGVAVTPGRPYFSAEPPAAHLRLSFAAVAGAGEITEGVRRLRGACDEVLQR; encoded by the coding sequence ATGCAAGAGCGTAGCAGTGCCGGTGAACTCGTCAATCAGCTGCGACTGGAACTGAAGCGCTACTCTCCCGGTGAGAAGCTGCCGTCCAGTCGAGCGCTCGTCGAGCGGTTTCGGGTGAGCCCGGTGACCGTGTCGCGGGCGCTGGCGCAGTTGACCGCGGAGGGACTGGTGGTCACGCGCCCCGGGGCCGGGGCGTTCCGGGCCGAGCCGCGGGCGGCGTCACCGGCGACGGGGGACACCGACTGGCAGGAGGTCGTGCTCAGCGCGGACGCCTCCGCCGAACTCGTGCCGCGTACCGTCGACGCCTCCGGCGTGCTCGTCTCACTGGCCGCCCCGCCCGCCGGAGTCGTCGAGTTCAACGGCGGCTATCTGCACCCGGCGCTCCAGCCCGAGCGGGCGATGGGCGCCGCGCTCTCGCGTGCCGGGCGCCGCCCCGGCGTATGGGCGCGCCCGCCCGTCGAAGGGATAGCCGAGCTGCGCGAGTGGTTCGCGCGGGGCATCGGCGGCGCGATCACCGCGGCCGACGTACTGATCGCGGCCGGCGGCCAGTCCGCACTGACGACCGCGCTACGGGCACTGGCGCCACCGGGCGCCCCGGTCCTGGTCGAGTCGCCCACCTACCCCGGCATGCTGGCGATCGCCCGCGCGGCGGGCCTCAGGCCCGTGCCCGTGCCGGTCGACGCGGACGGGGTGAAACCCGCCCTGCTCGCCGACGCGTTCCGGGCGAGCGGTGCCCGTGTCTTCGTCTGCCAGCCACTGTTCCAGAACCCGACCGGCGCGGTCCTCGCCCCCGATCGCCGGCGCGAGGTGCTGCGCATCGCGCGGGACGCCGGAGCGTTCGTGATCGAGGACGACTTCGTACGACGGCTGGTGCACGAGGACTCCGCACCGCTGCCGCCCCCGCTCGCCGCCGAGGACCCCGACGGCGTCGTCGTACATGTCTGTTCGCTCACCAAGGCGACCTCGCCCAGCTTCCGGGTCGGCGCCCTCGCCGCCCGCGGTCCGGTGCTGGAGCGGCTGCGCGCCATCCAGATCGTCGACACCTTCTTCGTGCCGCGCCCTCTCCAGGAGGCCGCGCTCGAACTCGTCGGCTCGCCCGCCTGGCCCCGTCATCTGCGCGCCGTCTCCGCCGAGTTGAGGCACCGCCGCGACACCATGACCGCCGCCCTGCGCCTGCACCTGCCCGAACTCGCCCTGCCGCACGTCCCGTCCGGCGGCTACCACCTCTGGGTGCGCCTGCCCGACGGTACCGACGAGTCCGCCCTGGTCGCGGGCGCCCTGCGCACGGGTGTGGCGGTCACCCCCGGCCGCCCCTACTTCAGCGCCGAACCCCCCGCCGCCCACCTGCGGTTGAGCTTCGCGGCCGTGGCGGGAGCGGGGGAGATCACGGAGGGTGTACGGCGGCTGCGTGGTGCCTGCGACGAGGTGCTTCAGCGCTAG
- a CDS encoding NUDIX hydrolase, whose product MQWTKQNEQTVYENRWFSVNLADVELPDGRHLDHFLIRLRPVAVATVVNEANEVLLLWRHRFITDSWGWELAAGVVEDGEDIAVAAARELEEETGWRPGPLRHLMSVEPSNGLTDARHHVYWADEAEYIGHPVDDFESDRREWVPLKLVPDMVARGEVPAANMAAALLLLHHLRLGQDALP is encoded by the coding sequence GTGCAGTGGACGAAACAGAACGAACAAACTGTCTATGAAAACCGCTGGTTCAGCGTCAATCTCGCAGATGTCGAGTTGCCGGACGGCCGGCACCTCGACCACTTCCTCATACGGCTGCGGCCCGTCGCCGTGGCCACCGTCGTCAACGAGGCGAACGAAGTGCTGCTGCTGTGGCGGCACCGCTTCATCACCGACAGCTGGGGGTGGGAACTCGCGGCGGGCGTCGTCGAGGACGGCGAGGACATCGCCGTGGCGGCGGCCCGCGAACTGGAGGAGGAGACCGGCTGGCGGCCGGGGCCTCTGCGTCATCTCATGAGCGTCGAGCCGTCCAACGGACTCACCGACGCCCGGCACCACGTCTACTGGGCGGACGAGGCCGAATACATCGGACACCCCGTGGACGACTTCGAGTCGGACCGTCGGGAATGGGTTCCCCTCAAACTCGTCCCCGACATGGTCGCCCGCGGAGAGGTCCCGGCCGCGAACATGGCAGCCGCGCTGCTCCTCCTGCACCATCTCAGGCTCGGGCAGGACGCGTTACCGTAA
- the pheT gene encoding phenylalanine--tRNA ligase subunit beta, whose product MRVPLSWLREYVDLPATETGRDVQAKLISAGLEVETVEHLGADLKGPLVVGQVLTIEELEGFKKPIRFCTVDVGQANGTGEPQEIVCGARNFSVGDKVVVVLPGAMLPGGFAIAARKTYGRNSHGMICSSEELGMGEDGTKGIIVLPPEHEVGTDAIELLQLVDEVLDIAVTANRGDCLSIRGVARETAIAYGLPLRDPALIDVPAPNAFGYPVKISEPLGCDRFTARTVTGLDPEARSPIWLQRRLQKVGMRPISLAVDITNYVMMELGQPLHAYDRKLVLGPIGVRRAQEGEKLTTLDGVTRALHAEDLVIADDRGPIGLAGVMGGANTEIADHADVENATTEVVIEAAHFNAVSIARTARRHKLSSEASRRFERGVDPLAASAAAQRTVDLLVLLAGGTADAGVTEVIAPSAPHTIAVPADHPDKVAGVDYGREVVVRRLQQVGCDVYGQDELIVTVPSWRPDLCDPNDLAEEVIRLEGYENLPSTLPKPPSGRGLTHRQRLHRRVGRALAGAGYVEAPNYPFLSEQVFDQFGLEADDPARRVVKLVNPLNDEEPALRTTLLPGLLGALRRNDGRGSHDLALFETGLVFHPREERRVAPHLPVDRRPSDEEIAALTAALPEQPRHVAVVLAGAREQAGWWGKGRPADWADAVEAARTVAREAGAELVVRKAQYGPWHPGRCAELLVVADGTERVVGHAGELHPRVVKALGLPERTCAMELNLEAVEEVGDDTPQAPRISTFPVATQDVALVVDKAVPHADVEAALREGAGELLESIRLFDVYESEQLGEGRTSLAYALRFRAADRTLTVDEASAARDAAVALAAERTGAVLRS is encoded by the coding sequence ATGCGGGTCCCGCTTTCTTGGCTGCGGGAGTACGTCGACCTGCCGGCGACGGAGACCGGGCGCGATGTACAGGCCAAGCTGATTTCGGCCGGCCTTGAGGTCGAGACCGTCGAGCACCTCGGTGCCGACCTCAAGGGCCCGCTGGTCGTGGGCCAGGTGCTGACCATCGAGGAGCTGGAGGGCTTCAAGAAGCCGATCCGGTTCTGCACGGTCGACGTCGGCCAGGCCAACGGCACGGGCGAGCCCCAGGAGATCGTCTGCGGCGCCCGCAACTTCTCCGTCGGCGACAAGGTCGTCGTGGTCCTGCCGGGCGCCATGCTGCCCGGCGGCTTCGCGATCGCCGCGCGCAAGACGTACGGCCGCAACTCGCACGGCATGATCTGCTCCAGCGAGGAGCTGGGCATGGGCGAGGACGGCACCAAGGGCATCATCGTCCTGCCGCCGGAGCACGAGGTCGGCACCGACGCCATCGAGCTGCTCCAGCTGGTCGACGAGGTCCTCGACATCGCCGTCACCGCCAACCGCGGCGACTGCCTGTCGATCCGCGGTGTCGCCCGCGAGACCGCCATCGCCTACGGCCTGCCGCTGCGCGACCCGGCGCTGATCGACGTACCGGCTCCGAACGCGTTCGGCTACCCGGTGAAGATCTCCGAGCCGCTCGGCTGCGACCGCTTCACCGCGCGCACCGTCACCGGCCTGGACCCGGAGGCACGCTCCCCGATCTGGCTGCAGCGCCGGCTGCAGAAGGTCGGCATGCGCCCGATCTCGCTCGCCGTCGACATCACCAACTACGTGATGATGGAGCTCGGCCAGCCGCTGCACGCCTACGACCGCAAGCTGGTCCTGGGCCCGATCGGCGTGCGCCGCGCCCAGGAGGGCGAGAAGCTCACCACCCTCGACGGGGTGACGCGCGCGCTGCACGCCGAGGACCTGGTGATCGCCGACGACCGCGGCCCGATCGGCCTCGCGGGCGTCATGGGCGGCGCCAACACCGAGATCGCCGACCACGCGGACGTGGAGAACGCCACGACCGAGGTCGTCATCGAGGCCGCGCACTTCAACGCGGTCTCCATCGCGCGCACCGCGCGCCGCCACAAGCTGTCCTCCGAGGCCTCCCGTCGCTTCGAGCGCGGCGTCGACCCGCTGGCCGCCTCCGCGGCGGCCCAGCGCACCGTCGACCTGCTGGTGCTCCTCGCGGGCGGTACGGCCGACGCGGGCGTCACCGAGGTCATCGCGCCGTCCGCGCCGCACACCATCGCCGTCCCGGCCGACCACCCGGACAAGGTCGCGGGTGTCGACTACGGCCGCGAGGTCGTCGTACGCAGGCTCCAGCAGGTCGGCTGCGACGTCTACGGGCAGGACGAGCTGATCGTCACGGTTCCGTCCTGGCGGCCCGACCTGTGCGACCCGAACGACCTGGCCGAGGAGGTCATCCGGCTGGAGGGCTACGAGAACCTGCCCTCCACGTTGCCGAAGCCCCCGTCGGGCCGCGGCCTGACCCACCGGCAGCGGCTGCACCGACGTGTCGGCCGGGCCCTGGCCGGGGCCGGTTACGTCGAGGCGCCGAACTACCCGTTCCTCAGTGAGCAGGTCTTCGACCAGTTCGGCCTGGAGGCCGACGACCCGGCCCGCCGCGTCGTCAAGCTGGTCAACCCGCTCAACGACGAGGAACCCGCGCTCCGTACGACGCTGCTGCCCGGCCTGCTCGGTGCGCTGCGCCGCAACGACGGCCGCGGCTCGCACGACCTGGCGCTCTTCGAGACCGGGCTGGTCTTCCACCCGCGCGAGGAGCGGCGTGTCGCCCCGCATCTGCCGGTCGACCGGCGTCCCTCCGACGAGGAGATCGCCGCGCTGACCGCCGCGCTGCCCGAGCAGCCGCGTCACGTGGCCGTCGTCCTGGCCGGCGCGCGCGAGCAGGCCGGCTGGTGGGGCAAGGGCCGCCCGGCCGACTGGGCCGACGCGGTCGAGGCGGCGCGTACCGTCGCCCGTGAGGCCGGCGCCGAGCTCGTCGTGCGCAAGGCCCAGTACGGTCCCTGGCATCCGGGCCGCTGCGCCGAGCTGCTGGTCGTCGCCGACGGCACCGAGCGGGTCGTGGGACATGCGGGCGAGCTGCACCCCCGCGTCGTGAAGGCCCTGGGGCTGCCCGAGCGCACCTGTGCGATGGAGCTGAACCTGGAGGCAGTGGAGGAGGTGGGCGACGACACCCCGCAGGCGCCGCGCATCTCCACCTTCCCGGTCGCCACCCAGGATGTCGCGCTGGTCGTCGACAAGGCCGTCCCGCACGCCGACGTCGAGGCCGCGCTGCGCGAGGGCGCGGGCGAGCTGCTGGAGTCCATCCGGCTGTTCGACGTCTACGAGAGCGAGCAGCTCGGCGAGGGCCGGACGTCGCTGGCGTACGCGCTGCGCTTCCGCGCGGCCGACCGGACGCTCACGGTGGACGAAGCGTCGGCTGCTCGGGATGCGGCCGTTGCGCTGGCCGCTGAGCGCACGGGGGCGGTTCTGCGGAGCTAG